Proteins encoded within one genomic window of Solea senegalensis isolate Sse05_10M linkage group LG11, IFAPA_SoseM_1, whole genome shotgun sequence:
- the zmp:0000001088 gene encoding trypsin translates to MMDLSSLLIGIMLEILTVNCQIDPGDRIVGGTTPVPNSIKYILSIQTLDHQHICAGSLINNYWAITAAHCYMDPERMVVVAGDYSLSIYEGTEQVMMPHLLIPHPEHDSSTKDNDIMLIKFRTPFNLTSYVSTILMPRQDASIPEGQMCRVSGWGLTNPSGGEIPSTLLTVKLPIFATEKCNSSESFDGKITENMLCAGYSTGGKDACMGDSGGPLICEGRLYGVVSWGKGCAEAQLPGVYTAVSKYRKWIDNTVFNHYNRCDKNLFL, encoded by the exons ATGATGGATTTGTCATCTTTGTTGATTGGTATAATGCTGGAAATTCTGACTGTAAATT gtcaAATTGACCCAGGCGACCGCATAGTGGGAGGAACCACACCGGTTCCAAATTCAATCAAGTATATTTTGTCGATACAGACCCTAGACCACCAGCACATCTGTGCAGGCTCCCTGATAAACAATTACTGGGCCATCACAGCAGCACACTGTTATATGGA CCCAGAAAGAATGGTGGTAGTGGCAGGAGACTACTCTCTGTCCATCTATGAGGGCACAGAGCAAGTAATGATGCCCCACCTTTTGATACCCCACCCTGAGCATGACAGCAGCACCAAAGACAACGACATCATGCTCATAAAG TTCAGGACCCCTTTCAACTTAACCAGCTATGTTTCCACCATCCTGATGCCCCGGCAAGATGCCTCCATACCAGAGGGGCAAATGTGCCGGGTGTCAGGCTGGGGACTCACCAACCCCAGTGGAGGAGAGATTCCCTCAACCCTCCTCACAGTCAAGCTCCCCATCTTCGCCACTGAAAAGTGCAACAGCAGCGAGTCTTTTGACGgcaaaatcacagaaaacatgctGTGTGCTGGTTATAGCACCGGTGGAAAAGATGCCTGCATG GGGGACTCTGGGGGTCCGCTGATATGTGAAGGCCGGCTCTACGGTGTGGTGTCCTGGGGGAAAGGTTGTGCTGAAGCCCAGTTACCTGGTGTCTACACTGCTGTGTCGAAATACCGCAAGTGGATAGACAACACCGTATTCAATCACTATAACAGGTGTGACAAGAATTTGTTTCTGTAA
- the pink1 gene encoding serine/threonine-protein kinase PINK1, mitochondrial → MSVKHAISRGLELGRSVFQLGLLKSGFRVAAKLRVDRFRVGPSVRTAQPQAFLPSRYRFYRSSLRGLAAQLQSAGFRRRFTCGSPRNRALCLAFGLGVGLIEEQFEDDRKSAATCQEIQAVFRRKRFQSPLKMFTSGYKLEDYIIGNQIGKGSNAAVYEAAAQSASPKESDSKCSLVQLRDDDEEEGLKTRSVMCCSLRNFPLAIKMMWNLGAGSSSEAILKSMSQELVPAAAQAVKQGKEHIILDGQFGVLPRRVSAHPNVIRVYRAFTADVPLLPGAQEEYPDVLPTRLNPAGLGNNRTLFLVMKHYPYTLRQYLEVSTPDCRQGSLMVLQLLEGVDHLCRQGVAHRDLKSDNVLLEFDSGGCPRLVISDFGCCLAQRDSSLQLPFNSMWVSKGGNASLMAPEVVTAVPGCGVVIDYSKSDAWAVGAVSYEIFGKQNPFYRAVGLESSKYEEKQLPLLPSTVPAEVQSLIRLLLRRNPSKRPSARVAANMLHLSIWGRNALASQNTLDMKKLADWLLCQSAVVLLKGCCGPSGNSVEAELQRSFLSNLELEDLRTAVCFLLYGRQLQPAASILSA, encoded by the exons ATGTCTGTGAAACACGCCATTAGTCGCGGGCTCGAGCTGGGCCGCTCGGTCTTTCAGCTGGGTCTTCTCAAATCCGGTTTCCGAGTCGCAGCAAAGCTCCGAGTTGACCGTTTTCGTGTCGGCCCGTCGGTCCGCACCGCTCAGCCTCAGGCTTTCCTGCCGTCTCGGTACCGCTTCTACCGCTCTTCTCTGCGGGGTTTGGCTGCTCAGCTACAGTCCGCCGGCTTCAGGAGGCGGTTCACCTGCGGGTCACCGCGGAACAGGGCCCTGTGTTTGGCCTTTGGTCTCGGTGTCGGACTGATTGAAGAACAGTTCGAGGATGACAGAAAGAGTGCGGCGACATGTCAGGAGATCCAG GCTGTATTTAGGAGGAAAAGGTTCCAAAGCCCTCTTAAGATGTTCACCTCTGGATATAAACTGGAGGATTATATCATTGGGAACCAGATTGGGAAAGGCTCCAATGCAGCAGTGTACGAGGCTGCAGCTCAATCTGCCTCTCCAAAGGAAAGTGACAGCAAGTGCTCTCTGGTGCAGCTGAGAGATGACGATGAGGAGGAAGGATTGAAGACTCGATCTGTGATGTGCTGCTCGCTACGAAACTTCCCTCTGGCTATCAAGATGATGTGGAACTTGGGA GCAGGTTCATCAAGCGAGGCAATATTGAAATCCATGTCACAGGAGCTGGTGCCTGCAGCAGCCCAGGCTGTAAAGCAGGGGAAAGAGCATATTATCCTAGATGG ACAATTTGGAGTCCTGCCCAGAAGAGTGTCAGCACATCCAAATGTGATCAGAGTGTACCGGGCTTTCACAGCAGACGTTCCTTTGCTACCAGGTGCACAGGAAGAGTATCCAGATGTGCTGCCAACCAGGCTTAACCCAGCTGGTCTGGGCAACAACCGCACTCTTTTCCTGGTCATGAAACA CTATCCATACACTCTGCGACAGTATCTGGAAGTGTCCACACCAGACTGCAGACAGGGCTCGCTGATGGTGCTGCAGCTGCTCGAGGGGGTCGACCATCTGTGCAGACAGGGTGTGGCTCACAGAGACCTCAAGTCAGACAATGTGCTGTTGGAGTTTGACTCAG GTGGATGCCCTCGTCTAGTGATTTCTGACTTTGGCTGCTGCCTGGCCCAGCGTGACTCGAGTCTACAGCTGCCCTTCAACAGTATGTGGGTCAGCAAAGGAGGGAATGCCTCACTCATGGCACCAGAG GTTGTGACTGCTGTCCCAGGATGTGGTGTGGTGATTGACTACAGCAAATCGGATGCCTGGGCTGTGGGTGCCGTCTCCTATGAGATTTTCGGCAAACAGAACCCATTCTATAGAGCTGTGGGACTGGAGAGCAGCAAATACGAGGAGAAGCAGCTTCCTTTGCTGCCCTCTACTGTTCCTGCTGAAGTGCAGTCACTGATCAGATTACTCCTCAGGAGGAACCCGAGCAAG CGCCCCAGTGCTCGTGTCGCTGCTAATATGCTACATCTCAGCATTTGGGGACGGAATGCCCTCGCCAGTCAGAACACCCTTGACATGAAGAAGCTGGCCGACTGGCTGCTGTGTCAGTCTGCTGTGGTTCTCCTGAAGGGCTGTTGTGGACCCAGTGGGAACAGtgtggaggcggagcttcagagGAGCTTTTTGTCTAACCTGGAACTGGAGGACCTGCGCACTgctgtgtgtttcctgctgtaTGGACGACAGCTGCAGCCGGCGGCCTCCATACTATCTGCATAG
- the LOC122777584 gene encoding trypsin I-P1-like: MGSLSTCVLLLLLAVSTPVFSHTDRIIGGEIVEPNTIKYQVSLRTENGVHFCGGALIRAQWVLSVAHCERWNMQVVLGEHDLYSVGPTEQTFTITQIFLNNFDPATFRNDIMLLKLNRKAILNAYVQPIALPNGNPIQRHNTECTVSGWGVTRLYSYKLSQFLRAAKVKVVQCPFVYVYYGWTNSKNVCAGFTDSPKDSCRGDSGGPLVCDGYLEGIVSWGIGCGIRRFPGVYTNIETFMQWISAIIDD; this comes from the exons ATGGGTTCCTTGTCAACatgtgtgttgctgttgcttttggCTGTCTCAACACCGG TGTTCTCACATACAGACAGGATCATCGGTGGTGAAATTGTTGAGCCGAACACCATCAAATATCAGGTTTCTTTGAGGACTGAGAATGGGGTACACTTCTGTGGAGGAGCCCTGATACGAGCTCAGTGGGTACTTTCTGTTGCCCACTGTGAAAGATG GAACATGCAAGTGGTGTTAGGCGAACACGACCTGTACAGTGTGGGACCCACAGAACAGACCTTCACCATCACACAGATTTTTCTAAACAATTTTGACCCTGCTACATTTCGAAACGATATCATGCTCTTAAAG TTAAACAGGAAGGCCATACTGAATGCCTATGTACAGCCAATTGCACTACCTAATGGCAACCCTATCCAACGTCATAATACTGAgtgcacagtcagtggctggGGTGTAACTCGCTTATACTCTTACAAACTCTCTCAATTTCTACGTGCTGCTAAAGTGAAAGTGGTTCAGTGCCCTTTCGTCTACGTCTACTACGGCTGGACCAACtcaaaaaatgtgtgtgcaggATTCACAGATTCTCCCAAAGATTCCTGCCGG GGTGATTCCGGTGGCCCGCTTGTCTGCGACGGCTATTTGGAGGGCATTGTCTCCTGGGGTATCGGCTGTGGAATCAGAAGATTCCCTGGTGTTTACACCAACATAGAGACCTTTATGCAATGGATAAGTGCTATCATTGATGATTAG
- the agmat gene encoding agmatinase, mitochondrial, producing MFSLWRNLNRTRAVIADFSSLRTFRSDALCVKNTRTYSGKRYNVPPSAEFVARVSGIPTMAKLPFQETAEGLDAAFVGVPIDTGTSNRPGARFGPRHIRVESAMLRSYNSGTRAAPYESLMVADIGDVNVNVYDLKDTCKRIREAYRKILATGCIPLTMGGDHTIAYPILQAIAEKHGPVGLVHVDAHADTSDVVLGEKIGHGTPFRRCVEEGLLDCKRVVQIGLRGTGYSADSYEWSRAQGFRVVQAEECWFKSLAPLMAEVRGQMGSGPVYLSFDIDALDPGFAPGTGTPEIAGLTPIQGVEIIRGCRGLSLVGCDLVEVSPPYDTTGNTALTGANLLFEMLCVLPNVKYH from the exons ATGTTCTCGCTGTGGAGAAACCTGAACAGGACCCGCGCTGTGATAGCGGACTTTTCCTCACTGCGGACTTTTCGCAGCGACGCTTTATGCGTAAAAAACACCAGGACGTACTCAGGGAAACGCTACAATGTTCCACCCAGCGCCGAGTTTGTTGCACGCGTGTCGGGGATCCCCACCATGGCCAAACTGCCTTTCCAGGAGACGGCGGAGGGGCTGGACGCTGCGTTTGTCGGCGTCCCCATCGACACCGGGACTTCGAACCGACCCGGAGCGAG GTTTGGTCCCCGTCACATCAGAGTTGAGTCTGCCATGCTGAGGTCGTACAACAGTGGCACCAGGGCGGCGCCGTACGAGTCCCTCATGGTAGCTGATATCGGGGACGTcaatgtgaatgtgtatgacCTGAAGGACACCTGCAAACGCATCAGGGAGGCCTACAGGAAGATCCTCGCGACGGGCTGTATCCCTCTGACTATGG GTGGTGACCACACAATCGCATATCCAATCCTGCAAGCCATTGCTGAAAA GCATGGACCAGTGGGCCTGGTCCACGTCGATGCTCATGCTGACACCAGTGATGTGGTCTTGGGGGAGAAGATTGGACATGGGACTCCTTTCAGACGCTGTGTGGAGGAAGGGCTTCTGGACTGCAAGAGAGTGGTCCAGATCGGCCTGCGGGGTACAGGCTACTCTGCAGATTCATACGAATGGAGCCGAGCCCAG GGTTTCCGTGTGGTCCAAGCAGAAGAGTGTTGGTTCAAATCTCTGGCACCTCTGAtggctgaggtcagaggtcagatggGCAGTGGTCCAGTGTACCTCAGCTTCGACATTGACGCTCTTGACCCGGGGTTTGCTCCGGGAACTGGCACACCAGAGATAGCAGGGCTTACTCCCATCCAG GGAGTTGAGATTATCCGAGGCTGTCGTGGTCTGAGTCTTGTTGGGTGTGACCTGGTGGAGGTGTCTCCACCGTATGACACCACAG gGAACACTGCATTGACCGGTGCCAACCTCCTCTTTGAAATGTTATGTGTCCTCCCAAATGTTAAATATCACTGA